The following are encoded in a window of Mycobacterium sp. ELW1 genomic DNA:
- a CDS encoding M50 family metallopeptidase: MMFVIGIVLFALCILISVALHECGHMWVARATGMKVRRYFVGFGPTLWSTHRPNKLGSTEYGVKAVPLGGFCDIAGMTSVEELAPEDRPYAMFRQDTWKRVAVLFAGPAMNFIIGLVLIYGIAVVWGLPNLHQPTNAMVGETACVAPQVSKDKAGDCTGPGPAALAGIKKGDVITKVGDSRVGTFDELVAAVRKVNGPTVFTVDRVENGQSREFTTTVDVTATQRWTSKDATAPTTVGAIGVAPEVFGPTQYNPLSAVPATFAFTGDLAVELGKSLAKIPTKVGALVHSIGGGERDPETPISVVGASIIGGDTVDHGLWVAFWFFLAQLNFVLGAINLVPLLPFDGGHIAIAVFEKIRNLLRSARGKVAAAPVNYLKLMPATYVILVVVVGYMLLTVTADLVNPIRLFQ, encoded by the coding sequence ATGATGTTCGTTATCGGCATTGTGCTGTTCGCACTCTGCATCCTCATCTCCGTGGCGCTGCACGAGTGCGGTCACATGTGGGTGGCCCGCGCCACCGGGATGAAGGTGCGCCGCTACTTCGTGGGCTTCGGGCCGACCCTGTGGTCGACGCACCGGCCCAACAAGCTCGGCTCCACCGAGTACGGCGTCAAGGCCGTCCCGCTCGGTGGCTTCTGCGATATCGCCGGCATGACGTCGGTGGAGGAACTCGCGCCCGAAGACCGTCCCTACGCGATGTTCAGGCAGGACACCTGGAAGCGGGTGGCGGTGCTGTTCGCCGGGCCGGCGATGAACTTCATCATCGGTCTGGTGCTGATCTACGGGATCGCCGTTGTGTGGGGTTTGCCCAACCTGCATCAACCGACCAATGCGATGGTCGGTGAAACCGCTTGTGTGGCACCACAAGTCAGCAAAGACAAGGCGGGGGACTGCACCGGGCCCGGCCCGGCCGCGCTGGCCGGCATCAAGAAGGGCGACGTCATCACCAAAGTCGGTGATTCGCGCGTCGGAACCTTCGACGAACTCGTCGCCGCCGTGCGCAAGGTGAACGGTCCCACCGTGTTCACCGTCGATCGTGTCGAGAACGGGCAGTCTCGCGAATTCACCACCACCGTGGACGTCACCGCGACCCAGCGGTGGACGTCGAAGGACGCGACCGCGCCCACTACGGTCGGTGCGATCGGCGTCGCGCCCGAGGTATTCGGGCCCACGCAGTACAACCCGCTGTCGGCGGTCCCTGCGACATTCGCGTTCACCGGTGACCTGGCCGTCGAACTGGGCAAGTCGCTGGCCAAGATCCCGACCAAGGTCGGCGCGCTGGTGCACTCCATCGGCGGCGGCGAGCGTGACCCCGAGACCCCGATCAGCGTGGTGGGCGCCAGCATCATCGGCGGCGACACCGTCGATCACGGTCTGTGGGTGGCGTTCTGGTTCTTCCTGGCCCAGCTGAACTTCGTGCTCGGCGCGATCAACCTCGTTCCGCTGTTGCCGTTCGACGGCGGTCACATCGCGATCGCGGTGTTCGAGAAGATCCGCAACCTGCTCCGGTCGGCGCGCGGCAAAGTCGCCGCGGCGCCGGTCAATTACCTGAAGCTGATGCCCGCCACCTACGTGATCCTCGTCGTGGTGGTCGGCTACATGCTGTTGACCGTCACTGCCGACCTGGTCAACCCGATTCGACTGTTCCAGTAG
- the dxr gene encoding 1-deoxy-D-xylulose-5-phosphate reductoisomerase, whose product MSAANRLRVLILGSTGSIGTQALEVIAENPDRFEVVGLAAGGGNPELLARQRAETGVTSIAVADPVAADKVGEVTYSGPDAVTRLVENTQADVVLNALVGALGLEPTLAALASGARLALANKESLVAGGPLVVKAASPGQIVPVDSEHSALAQCLRSGTPDEVAALVLTASGGPFRGWSAAQLEPVTPEQAGAHPTWNMGPMNTLNSASLVNKGLELIETHLLFGVPYERIEVVVHPQSIVHSMVTFTDGSTIAQASPPDMKLPISLALGWPDRVPAAAAACDFTTASTWEFEPLDASVFPAVDLAREAGQAGGCLTAVYNAANEEAAEAFLAGKIRFPAIVRTIADVLHAADQWAAEPATVEEVLDAQRWARQRAREAVTQEVASIR is encoded by the coding sequence GTGAGCGCCGCCAATCGTCTCCGGGTCCTGATTTTGGGCAGCACCGGTTCCATCGGAACCCAGGCGCTGGAGGTCATCGCCGAGAATCCGGACCGGTTCGAAGTCGTCGGCCTGGCCGCCGGTGGCGGTAACCCCGAGCTGTTGGCCCGGCAGCGGGCCGAGACCGGCGTGACCAGCATCGCCGTCGCCGACCCGGTCGCAGCGGACAAGGTCGGCGAGGTCACCTACAGCGGGCCCGACGCGGTTACCCGGCTGGTCGAGAACACGCAGGCCGACGTCGTGCTCAACGCTCTGGTCGGGGCCCTGGGGCTGGAACCGACCCTGGCCGCGCTGGCCTCCGGCGCCCGCCTGGCCCTGGCCAACAAGGAATCGCTGGTCGCCGGGGGACCGCTGGTGGTCAAGGCAGCCAGTCCTGGACAGATCGTGCCCGTCGACTCCGAGCACTCGGCGCTGGCCCAGTGCCTGCGCTCGGGCACCCCCGACGAGGTCGCCGCATTGGTGCTCACTGCTTCCGGCGGTCCGTTCCGCGGCTGGTCGGCGGCCCAGCTCGAGCCCGTCACGCCCGAGCAGGCCGGCGCCCATCCCACCTGGAACATGGGCCCGATGAACACGCTGAACTCGGCGTCGCTGGTCAACAAGGGTCTGGAGCTGATCGAGACGCACCTGCTGTTCGGTGTTCCCTACGAGCGCATCGAAGTCGTGGTGCACCCGCAGTCGATCGTGCACTCGATGGTGACGTTCACCGACGGCTCGACGATCGCCCAGGCCAGCCCGCCGGACATGAAACTGCCGATCTCGCTCGCGCTGGGCTGGCCCGACCGGGTGCCCGCCGCGGCCGCGGCCTGTGACTTCACCACGGCCTCCACCTGGGAGTTCGAGCCGCTGGACGCCTCGGTGTTTCCCGCCGTCGATCTGGCTCGCGAGGCAGGCCAGGCCGGCGGCTGTCTGACCGCGGTCTACAACGCCGCCAACGAAGAGGCCGCCGAGGCCTTCCTGGCCGGAAAGATCCGGTTCCCGGCCATCGTGCGAACAATCGCCGACGTGCTGCACGCCGCGGACCAGTGGGCCGCCGAACCCGCTACCGTGGAAGAAGTACTTGACGCGCAGCGCTGGGCACGGCAACGGGCCCGCGAGGCCGTCACACAGGAGGTCGCTTCAATCCGATGA
- a CDS encoding fasciclin domain-containing protein translates to MAFHRTVLSAVGLTAAAVLFAGCSSTSTTAESSSSSTSPAATTTTTTTTSAAAAPAGTLVGPGCASYAEQVPTGPGSVSGMSKDPVTVAASNNPLLKTLTSALSGKLNPNVNLVQTLDSGQFTVFAPTDDAFAKLDPATVEKLKTDSNLLTSILTYHVVPAQASPAQVVGQHKTVQGAEVTVTGSGDALKVNDANVVCGGVQTANATVYLIDTVLMPPAQ, encoded by the coding sequence ATGGCATTTCATCGCACCGTTCTGAGCGCTGTCGGACTGACGGCGGCGGCCGTGCTCTTCGCAGGCTGTTCCTCGACCAGTACGACCGCGGAGTCCTCGTCGTCGAGCACCTCGCCTGCGGCGACCACCACAACCACGACCACCACCTCGGCGGCGGCCGCTCCCGCCGGCACTCTCGTCGGCCCCGGGTGCGCGAGCTACGCCGAGCAGGTCCCCACCGGACCAGGTTCGGTGTCCGGCATGTCGAAGGACCCGGTGACGGTGGCAGCCAGTAACAACCCGCTGCTGAAGACGCTGACCTCCGCGCTGTCGGGCAAGCTCAATCCGAACGTCAACCTCGTCCAGACTCTCGACAGCGGTCAGTTCACGGTCTTCGCCCCGACCGACGACGCCTTCGCCAAGCTCGATCCCGCCACCGTCGAGAAGCTCAAGACGGACTCGAACCTGTTGACGTCGATCCTGACCTACCACGTGGTTCCGGCGCAGGCCAGCCCCGCTCAGGTCGTCGGCCAGCACAAGACCGTCCAGGGCGCAGAGGTGACGGTGACCGGCTCGGGTGACGCACTGAAGGTCAACGACGCCAACGTCGTCTGCGGCGGTGTGCAGACGGCCAACGCCACCGTCTACCTGATCGACACGGTGTTGATGCCGCCCGCCCAGTAA
- a CDS encoding fasciclin domain-containing protein, with amino-acid sequence MAAVFSVGLAPVAAADNHSGPVGPGCAAYAEQVPTGPGSVSGMSMAPVATAASNNPMLTTLTAALSGKFNPEVNLVDTLNGGQFTVFAPTDAAFAKIDPATIDQLKTNKDLLTSILTYHVVPGQATPDKVVGTHKTVQGADVTVTGSGDHLQVNGANVVCGGVRTANATVYLIDTVLMPPAQ; translated from the coding sequence ATGGCCGCGGTTTTCTCGGTCGGGTTGGCTCCCGTCGCCGCCGCCGACAACCACTCGGGACCGGTTGGCCCCGGCTGCGCGGCGTATGCCGAGCAGGTGCCCACCGGGCCGGGTTCGGTGAGCGGTATGTCGATGGCCCCGGTGGCCACAGCCGCATCCAACAATCCGATGCTGACCACCCTGACGGCTGCGTTGTCCGGCAAGTTCAACCCTGAGGTCAATCTGGTCGACACCCTCAACGGCGGACAGTTCACCGTGTTCGCGCCGACGGACGCCGCGTTCGCGAAGATCGACCCGGCCACGATCGACCAGCTCAAGACCAACAAGGATCTGCTGACCTCGATCCTGACCTATCACGTGGTCCCGGGTCAGGCCACACCCGACAAGGTGGTGGGGACGCACAAGACGGTCCAGGGCGCGGACGTAACGGTCACCGGCTCGGGCGATCACCTGCAGGTCAACGGGGCCAACGTGGTGTGCGGCGGCGTGCGCACCGCCAACGCCACGGTGTACCTCATCGACACGGTCCTGATGCCGCCGGCGCAGTAG
- a CDS encoding deoxyribodipyrimidine photo-lyase: protein MPALLWFRRDLRLNDLPPLLEAAADGADVLACFVLDPRLEKSSGPRRLQFLGDSLRTLADSLDGRLLITRGRPEERIPLLCKQINATEVHISADFTPFGVRRDAAVKAALAETGATLQATGSPYLVTPGRVTKDDGTPYKVFTPFLARWREVGWRGPAASATASVKWIDPADLPAKLRVEAPDPGADLDLEAGEAAALAGWKEFVHSHLSDYDEDRNRPDKAATSRMSAHLKFGTIHPRTMAADLDFRAKGPASYLRELAFRDFYASVLDQWPDSAWWNWNRNFDAIEVDTGPESTKAFEAWKEGRTGFPIVDAGMRQLRDSGFMHNRVRMIVASFLVKDLHLPWQWGAQWFLEQLVDGDMANNQHGWQWCAGSGTDAAPYFRVFNPTTQGQKFDPDGEYIRRWVPELADVDDVHKLKGGPPPGYPEPIVDHSAERVDALRRYSQIG from the coding sequence ATGCCCGCACTGCTGTGGTTCCGCCGCGACCTGCGCCTGAACGATCTGCCCCCGCTGTTGGAGGCTGCCGCCGACGGCGCGGACGTGCTCGCCTGCTTCGTGCTGGACCCTCGCCTGGAGAAATCATCAGGCCCACGTCGACTGCAATTCCTCGGGGACTCGTTGCGTACGCTCGCCGACTCCCTCGACGGCCGCCTGCTGATCACCCGCGGGCGGCCCGAGGAACGAATTCCGTTGCTGTGCAAGCAGATCAATGCCACCGAAGTACACATCTCGGCCGACTTCACTCCGTTCGGGGTGCGGCGCGACGCGGCGGTCAAGGCCGCACTCGCCGAGACGGGGGCGACGCTGCAGGCCACCGGATCGCCCTACCTCGTCACGCCGGGTCGTGTCACCAAGGACGACGGCACCCCGTACAAGGTCTTCACCCCGTTCCTCGCCCGGTGGCGGGAAGTCGGCTGGCGCGGGCCGGCCGCCTCGGCGACGGCGTCGGTGAAATGGATCGATCCGGCGGACCTGCCGGCGAAGCTACGGGTAGAGGCCCCCGACCCGGGCGCCGATCTGGACCTCGAGGCCGGTGAGGCGGCGGCGCTGGCCGGGTGGAAAGAGTTCGTCCACTCCCATCTCTCCGACTACGACGAGGACCGCAACCGGCCGGACAAGGCGGCGACCAGCCGCATGTCGGCGCATCTGAAGTTCGGCACGATCCACCCGAGGACGATGGCCGCCGATCTGGACTTCCGCGCCAAGGGCCCGGCCTCGTATCTGCGGGAGCTGGCGTTCCGGGACTTCTACGCCTCGGTGCTCGACCAGTGGCCGGACAGCGCGTGGTGGAACTGGAACCGCAATTTCGACGCCATCGAGGTGGACACCGGCCCGGAGTCGACGAAGGCCTTCGAAGCCTGGAAGGAGGGCCGCACCGGCTTCCCGATTGTCGACGCCGGGATGCGCCAGCTGCGCGACTCGGGATTCATGCACAACCGGGTGCGGATGATCGTGGCGTCTTTCCTGGTCAAGGACCTGCATCTGCCGTGGCAGTGGGGTGCGCAGTGGTTCCTCGAGCAGCTGGTCGACGGCGACATGGCCAACAATCAGCACGGCTGGCAGTGGTGCGCCGGCTCGGGAACCGACGCGGCCCCCTACTTCCGGGTGTTCAACCCGACCACCCAGGGCCAGAAGTTCGACCCCGACGGCGAGTACATCCGGCGCTGGGTGCCCGAGTTGGCCGATGTCGATGACGTCCACAAGCTCAAGGGCGGCCCGCCGCCCGGTTATCCGGAGCCGATCGTCGACCACTCCGCCGAGCGGGTCGACGCGTTGCGGCGCTACAGCCAGATCGGCTGA
- a CDS encoding DUF2631 domain-containing protein produces MVSTEVERYSEVDPADVPSAAWGWSKINPRTWHALGIFVTVFLLAMLKGNHVGHVEDYVLIVFAVLVFGATVRDWWGRRRGWIR; encoded by the coding sequence ATGGTCAGCACCGAGGTGGAGCGCTATTCAGAGGTCGATCCGGCCGACGTACCCTCAGCTGCCTGGGGCTGGAGCAAGATCAACCCGCGCACCTGGCACGCTCTCGGCATCTTCGTCACGGTCTTCCTGCTGGCGATGCTGAAGGGTAACCACGTCGGCCACGTCGAGGATTACGTGCTGATCGTGTTCGCGGTGCTGGTGTTCGGCGCGACCGTGCGCGACTGGTGGGGTCGTCGCCGCGGCTGGATCCGCTAG
- the rlmN gene encoding 23S rRNA (adenine(2503)-C(2))-methyltransferase RlmN: MKQELVFEAPRRGLPPRHLADLDADARAAAVAELGLPAFRAKQLAQQYYGRLLADPQQMTDLPAAVRDAVADALFPKLLSVAKEIECDAGETRKTLWRAHDGTTFESVLMRYPNRNTVCISSQAGCGMACPFCATGQGGLTRNLSTAEILEQVRAAAVTSRDEFGERLSNVVFMGMGEPLANYARVLATVQRITAAPPEGFGISARSVTVSTVGLAPAMRKLADEHLGVTLALSLHTPDDELRDTLVPVNLRWKVREVLDAARYYADQTGRRVSIEYALIRDVNDQAWRADLLGKKLHQALGPLVHVNLIPLNPTPGSEWDASPKPVEREFVRRVKAQGVSCTVRDTRGREIAAACGQLAASG; encoded by the coding sequence ATGAAACAAGAGCTCGTCTTTGAGGCGCCGCGGCGTGGGTTACCGCCGCGGCATCTCGCCGACCTGGACGCCGACGCCCGCGCGGCCGCGGTGGCCGAACTCGGGCTGCCGGCATTCCGGGCCAAGCAGCTCGCGCAGCAGTACTACGGGCGGTTGCTCGCCGACCCGCAGCAGATGACCGATCTGCCCGCGGCGGTCCGCGACGCCGTCGCCGATGCGCTGTTCCCGAAGCTGCTCTCGGTGGCCAAAGAGATCGAGTGCGACGCGGGCGAGACCCGAAAGACGTTGTGGCGCGCCCACGATGGCACCACCTTCGAGTCGGTGCTGATGCGCTACCCGAACCGCAACACGGTGTGCATCTCGTCGCAGGCCGGCTGCGGCATGGCGTGCCCGTTCTGCGCGACCGGACAGGGCGGGTTGACCCGCAATCTGAGCACCGCCGAGATCCTGGAGCAGGTTCGGGCGGCGGCGGTGACGTCGCGCGACGAATTCGGCGAGCGCCTGTCGAATGTGGTGTTCATGGGGATGGGCGAGCCGCTGGCCAACTATGCGCGGGTGCTTGCCACCGTGCAGCGCATCACCGCGGCGCCTCCGGAGGGCTTCGGGATCTCCGCGCGGTCGGTCACGGTGTCGACCGTCGGGCTGGCACCGGCGATGCGCAAGCTCGCCGACGAACACCTCGGTGTGACGCTGGCCCTGTCACTGCACACCCCGGATGACGAGCTGCGCGACACCCTGGTGCCGGTGAACCTGCGATGGAAGGTGCGCGAAGTCCTTGACGCCGCGCGGTACTACGCCGACCAGACCGGCCGGCGGGTGTCGATCGAGTACGCGTTGATCCGCGACGTCAACGATCAGGCCTGGCGCGCTGATCTACTCGGCAAGAAGCTGCATCAGGCCCTCGGTCCGTTGGTGCATGTGAACCTGATCCCGCTCAACCCGACGCCGGGCAGTGAGTGGGATGCCAGCCCCAAACCGGTGGAACGCGAGTTCGTCCGCCGGGTGAAGGCGCAAGGGGTCTCGTGCACCGTGCGGGACACCCGCGGGCGTGAGATCGCGGCGGCGTGCGGTCAGCTCGCCGCGAGCGGGTAG
- a CDS encoding phosphatidate cytidylyltransferase: protein MAETDTGGAAAQPAPKSSRAGRDLPAAIAVGAVLGAMAIGSLLFAPKWWMPLLAIAMAIATHEVVRRLREHGYVMPVVPLLVGGQAMIWLAWPWGVAGTLGAYGGTIVVAMVWRLLGQGLREQPVNYLRDIAASVLLATWVPLFASFTALLIFQDNGGARVFTVIATVVFADIGGYTAGVLFGKHLLAPAISPKKSWEGLGGSLLFGITAAVLSVTFLLHKPAWVGLPLGLMLVITGVLGDLVESQVKRDLGIKDMGTLLPGHGGIMDRIDAMLPSAVAGWIVLTLLA, encoded by the coding sequence GTGGCGGAAACCGATACCGGCGGCGCGGCCGCGCAGCCAGCGCCCAAGAGCTCGCGCGCAGGGCGTGATCTGCCCGCCGCCATCGCCGTCGGCGCCGTGCTCGGCGCGATGGCGATCGGCAGCCTGCTGTTCGCCCCGAAGTGGTGGATGCCGCTGCTGGCCATCGCGATGGCGATCGCCACGCATGAGGTGGTCCGCCGGCTTCGCGAGCACGGGTATGTGATGCCCGTCGTGCCGCTGCTGGTCGGCGGGCAGGCGATGATCTGGCTGGCCTGGCCGTGGGGCGTGGCGGGAACGCTGGGCGCCTACGGCGGCACGATCGTCGTCGCCATGGTGTGGCGCCTGCTCGGCCAGGGGCTGCGCGAGCAGCCCGTCAACTACCTTCGCGACATCGCCGCCTCGGTGCTGCTGGCCACCTGGGTGCCGTTGTTCGCGAGTTTCACCGCACTGCTGATCTTCCAGGACAACGGCGGCGCCCGGGTCTTCACCGTGATCGCCACCGTCGTGTTCGCCGATATCGGCGGTTACACGGCCGGCGTGCTGTTCGGCAAGCACCTGCTGGCCCCGGCGATCAGCCCCAAGAAATCCTGGGAAGGGCTGGGCGGCTCACTGCTGTTCGGCATCACCGCGGCCGTGCTTTCGGTCACGTTCCTGCTGCACAAACCGGCCTGGGTCGGCCTGCCGCTCGGGCTGATGCTGGTGATCACCGGCGTGCTCGGCGACCTGGTCGAATCCCAGGTCAAACGCGACCTCGGCATCAAGGACATGGGCACGCTGCTGCCGGGCCACGGCGGGATCATGGACCGCATCGACGCGATGCTGCCGTCGGCGGTCGCCGGCTGGATAGTCCTGACTCTGCTGGCCTGA
- the frr gene encoding ribosome recycling factor, with the protein MIEEALFDAEEKMEKAVAVARDDLASIRTGRANPGMFSRVVVDYYGSPTPITQLCSVNVPEARMVVIKPYEASQLRAIEDAIRHSDLGVNPTNDGNIIRVSIPQLTEERRRDLVKQAKSKGEDAKVSVRNVRRRAMEELHRIRKDGEAGEDEVGRAEKDLDKSTATYVGQIDELVKHKEGELLEV; encoded by the coding sequence ATGATTGAAGAGGCTCTCTTCGATGCCGAAGAGAAGATGGAGAAGGCCGTCGCGGTCGCCCGCGACGACTTGGCGTCCATCCGGACCGGACGGGCCAACCCGGGAATGTTCTCGCGCGTCGTCGTCGACTACTACGGGTCGCCGACGCCGATCACGCAGCTGTGCAGCGTCAACGTGCCCGAGGCGCGGATGGTCGTCATCAAGCCCTACGAGGCGTCGCAGCTTCGGGCGATCGAAGACGCGATCCGTCACTCCGATCTCGGTGTGAACCCCACCAACGACGGCAACATCATCCGGGTGTCGATCCCGCAGCTGACCGAGGAACGCCGCCGCGATCTGGTCAAGCAGGCCAAGTCCAAGGGCGAGGACGCCAAGGTGTCGGTGCGCAACGTGCGCCGTCGCGCCATGGAGGAACTGCACCGAATCCGCAAGGACGGCGAAGCCGGCGAGGACGAGGTCGGGCGCGCCGAGAAGGATCTGGACAAGTCCACCGCCACCTACGTCGGCCAGATCGACGAGTTGGTCAAGCACAAGGAAGGCGAATTGCTGGAGGTGTAG
- the pyrH gene encoding UMP kinase — protein sequence MGETADSNGAGTRELRPHFNRVVLKLGGEMFGGGSVGLDPDVVAQVARQIAEVVRSGVQVAVVIGGGNFFRGAQLQQRGMERTRSDYMGMLGTVMNSLALQDFLEKEGIVTRVQTAITMGQVAEPYIPLRAVRHLEKGRVVIFGAGMGLPYFSTDTTAAQRALEIRADIVLMAKAVDGVFTADPREDPNAEMLTEISHREVLDRGLQVADATAFSLCMDNGMPILVFNLLTDGNIARAVAGEKIGTLVSG from the coding sequence ATGGGGGAGACGGCCGACAGCAACGGTGCCGGCACGAGGGAATTGCGTCCGCATTTCAACAGGGTGGTACTCAAGCTCGGCGGGGAGATGTTCGGCGGCGGATCGGTCGGGCTCGATCCTGACGTCGTCGCCCAGGTGGCCCGCCAGATCGCCGAGGTGGTCCGCAGTGGCGTCCAGGTCGCCGTCGTCATTGGCGGCGGGAACTTCTTCCGCGGTGCGCAGTTGCAGCAGCGCGGGATGGAGCGCACCCGCTCCGATTACATGGGCATGCTCGGCACGGTGATGAACAGCCTTGCGCTGCAAGATTTCCTGGAGAAGGAAGGCATCGTCACCCGGGTCCAGACCGCCATCACCATGGGGCAGGTCGCGGAGCCCTACATTCCGCTGCGCGCGGTGCGGCACCTGGAGAAGGGCCGCGTCGTCATCTTCGGCGCCGGCATGGGCCTGCCGTATTTCTCCACCGATACCACCGCCGCGCAGCGTGCCCTGGAGATCCGTGCGGACATCGTGCTGATGGCCAAGGCGGTCGACGGTGTGTTCACCGCCGACCCGCGGGAGGATCCGAACGCCGAGATGCTCACCGAGATCAGCCACCGCGAAGTGCTCGACCGCGGGCTTCAGGTCGCCGACGCCACGGCGTTCAGTTTGTGCATGGACAACGGAATGCCGATCCTGGTCTTCAACCTGCTCACCGACGGGAATATCGCCCGAGCGGTCGCAGGTGAGAAGATCGGAACTCTGGTCAGCGGTTGA
- a CDS encoding Fe-S protein, which translates to MELLRHVVVLVHIVGFAMTFGAWAAEGAARRFRTTRLMDYGLLVSLLTGLALAAPWPAGTVLNYPKIGVKLAILVVIGGLLGMGNARQRRTGEPVPRPVFLSVGVLSLAAAGIAVLW; encoded by the coding sequence ATGGAACTACTACGCCACGTAGTTGTGCTGGTGCACATCGTCGGGTTCGCGATGACGTTCGGCGCCTGGGCGGCCGAGGGGGCCGCCCGGAGGTTTCGTACCACCCGGTTGATGGACTATGGGCTGCTGGTGTCACTGCTGACCGGGCTGGCGCTGGCCGCACCGTGGCCCGCCGGAACCGTCCTCAACTACCCCAAGATCGGGGTCAAGCTGGCCATCCTGGTGGTGATCGGCGGCCTGCTCGGTATGGGCAACGCCCGGCAGCGGCGCACCGGCGAGCCCGTCCCGCGCCCGGTTTTCCTCTCGGTGGGGGTCTTATCGCTGGCGGCAGCGGGTATCGCTGTGCTGTGGTGA
- a CDS encoding class I SAM-dependent methyltransferase: protein MSTEDLFDSAYRQAAPGFAGFRPPWSIDEPQPEIAALIEQGKFHGDVLDAGCGEAAVSIYLAERGFTTVGLDLSPAAIELARAEAAKRGLSNASFDVADISDFGGYDGRFGTIVDSTLFHSMPVELRDGYQRSIVRAAAPGASYFVLVFDAATMPANGPAHPVTADELRAAVEPYWVIDEIRPARIHANVPEEMAHMVEFAGGDLREEAKGRKSMPAWLLSAHLG, encoded by the coding sequence ATGAGTACAGAAGATCTCTTTGATTCGGCCTACCGTCAGGCGGCTCCCGGGTTCGCGGGTTTTCGTCCGCCGTGGAGTATCGACGAGCCCCAGCCCGAAATCGCGGCACTGATCGAACAGGGCAAGTTCCATGGTGATGTCCTCGACGCCGGCTGCGGGGAGGCGGCCGTCTCGATCTACCTCGCCGAGCGCGGTTTCACCACCGTCGGCCTGGACCTGTCGCCCGCGGCCATCGAGCTCGCCCGGGCTGAGGCGGCCAAGCGCGGCCTGAGCAACGCGAGCTTCGACGTCGCCGACATCAGTGACTTCGGCGGCTACGACGGCAGATTCGGCACCATCGTCGACTCCACCCTGTTCCACTCGATGCCGGTTGAGTTGCGTGACGGCTATCAGCGCTCCATCGTGCGTGCGGCCGCACCGGGGGCGTCGTACTTCGTCCTGGTTTTCGATGCCGCGACCATGCCCGCCAACGGGCCCGCGCATCCCGTGACCGCCGACGAGTTGCGTGCCGCGGTCGAGCCGTACTGGGTGATCGACGAGATCCGGCCGGCGCGCATTCACGCGAACGTGCCGGAGGAGATGGCGCACATGGTGGAGTTCGCGGGCGGTGACCTGCGCGAGGAGGCCAAGGGCCGCAAGTCGATGCCGGCCTGGTTGCTCTCGGCGCACCTGGGCTGA
- a CDS encoding MarR family transcriptional regulator, giving the protein MGGGHDETLGYLMHRVASALRAEVSATALEPAGLSFPQYICMRILSRFPDRSNAELARDTGVSPQAMNMVLRSLEERGLVTRPDTVASGRSLPAKLTRAGAELLGSTETGVRAAEQRLMAGLSAEQRREFRAILAALGPPD; this is encoded by the coding sequence ATGGGTGGAGGCCACGACGAGACGCTCGGCTACCTGATGCACCGGGTGGCCTCGGCGCTGCGCGCCGAAGTGAGCGCCACCGCGCTCGAACCGGCCGGCCTGTCGTTCCCGCAATACATCTGCATGCGAATTCTGTCCCGCTTCCCCGACCGCTCCAACGCGGAACTGGCCCGCGACACCGGCGTCTCACCACAGGCGATGAACATGGTGCTGCGCAGCCTGGAAGAACGCGGGCTGGTCACCCGCCCCGACACCGTGGCCTCGGGCCGCTCGTTGCCGGCCAAACTGACCCGCGCGGGTGCCGAGCTGCTGGGCAGCACCGAGACGGGTGTGCGCGCCGCCGAGCAGCGGCTGATGGCGGGCCTGTCCGCCGAGCAGCGGCGAGAATTCCGTGCGATTCTCGCCGCCCTCGGTCCCCCGGACTAG